Part of the Xiphophorus couchianus chromosome 2, X_couchianus-1.0, whole genome shotgun sequence genome, gttgtgtgtcttgtctctatgctgctgtaactgcgaaataatttccctgctgggatgaataaagtaattctattctaaataAAGATGTGTGACCGTGAAATGAGCCATTTGAAATATCTCAAAAGGAATTTTGACTTGTCAAAATGTAgttgaaaatattaatcattATACTCACTAGTcataatataaatgtaaatatcttaACTTACTATTCAGGATAATCAAAATGTAGTTGCGTCAAgtcaaaatgcagttttagaCATCTTGAATGTAATTATAGGCAGACGAAAccgattttatgttaaaatggctTGCCATAGCCAAACCCCCTGGTCCACATCACGTCACAGATGTGGGTGTATAAAACTTGCAAAACTACCGAGACGAACTAGTACAGCTGGTAGTACCgtacagcaatattaatatctctGCGGCACAATGCAAAGGTATGGTGAAACATCTGCTTTTCTGCTCTGGGCatttgctattttatttattttgagctgGTTTATTTATTGGGTATTTTGAACTTGTGATGTTTTCAGTggagtcgttttttttttttatgcacacaGTTCATAATAAATGTACCTGCATTATTGCTTTCTCTGCATATTCTCTCACGTCTATGTGTTGGCCCCTTTTGTTAAGTTGCTTCTCTGAACAATACAGATCTGTCGTGTTTCCTCACAGTCCACCCAAGCCTCAGTTTGCCAGTTGGCTGATCGAGCAAGTGGAGACGGGCCAGTACATGGGGCTGTGCTACGTGGATCAAAACAAATTCAGAGTGCCGTGGAAGCACAACTCCAGGAAAGACTGCAACGATGAGGACAGTAAAATATTCCGGGTATGTTTCAGCAGCTTAAGTATTTTTGACAGACAGACTGacgtgtctgtctgtctatatatatatatatatatatatatatatatatatatatatatatatatatatatatatatatatatatatatatatatacaaacacACGGACAGATAGGTATATGCATATAATTAATGTGTGTAAATGAACATATTTAGCCCAGCCTtttaagtccagacttaaaaacctgtttttatctACAATCAAGAGTATTCCTGCTCTGTGTCTGATGCTTTGGATGTGTGTGTCCACAGGCCTGGGCAGTGGCGAGTGGGAAAATCAACGAGTTCCCCAATGACAAGGCCAGATGGAAAACCAACTTCCGCTGTGCTCTTAACAACCTGTCTCAGCGCTTCAAGATGATCACAGATAATTCCAAGAATCAAGACGACCCTCATAAAATCTATGAGATTATGAACACTGACAGTGAGTAGCCATTTGACCTTAGCTGTGGAGAACCTTTGTTTAAGAGAAAATTCAGCAGGattgtcttttttctttaactgcaGGCAACTATGAAGGTATGCCAATGCAAGAATCCCAGGAGGAATCTGACATGACTCCAGATATATTCAGCCCAATCACGGAGTATTTTCCCACAGGAAATGAGGTGCAGGATTAACTGAAGTGAACTTTCACTTCTGTTAACAAGTTAAATATTCGCAGACAGGCTGGTACTTAAATGGTAACCTTATATTTTGTTCTCCCCATCTAGCACAATCTGCATCAGGACTTCATGGCCCTGGATCTTGGCAACCAATCAGCAGGTAAAACTTATATGTAAAAGACAATACTACATTTGTCAGAGGTGTTTATGTTGAAGATTAAGTAAACAATCTTAAACGATCTTTCATTCTAAACAGAAGAGCAGTTGTGGACACGGCATAATAATCCTGTTCTCAGTTGTCTTACCGCAACTGAGAACCTTCCGCAATATTTACCAGCCGATCAGACGGCCTACAATCAAGGTATGCTTGATAAAAGagactaaaaaatgtttataatagCATAAACATTTACAGTGTGACCTTTATTAATTTTATCTCTTCATATTCCAAGCAGTAAATGCTTCTCCGGTGATCAGTTCACCTCAGCCGTCCAGTCTGTACGACCTGGAGATCTCCATCCATTACAGGAAGAAGGAAATGCTGAAGACGACGCTACATACTAACCGTCTTCAGCTCCACTACCACAGCGAGGACCCCAAGTTCAACGCCTCTTATCTCTGCTTTCCTTCCACTGAGAGCCTACTGGACCATAAACAGGTACATCTTTACATTCACTGACACAGCAGTCAATTTGCCATGATTTTATATCCACACTTTACTCTTTTATACCTACAAAGAAATAAGATTAGTCCAATGTTCTTCAAACCATTGTATAAgagttttgatttctttttgctAAGCATTGGTTTGAAATGAaggcagacttttttttaaacaatcaaGACAAACTGAAAAGGAAATGTGTTCATTTGAAATTGGATGCCTCATTTGATGTGATTAGTTAAAAGAGAACATTTTCGTTGGCCAGCATCtgtaaatactttgtgttgagcttatgtgttttaaaatggaaatcaaggaaatttcaaatacaaaaaagattCCTGGATTTGAAAGAACTCACAAAGAGCTCCAACGGCTGAAAAACCGCAAGAGCCAGggtttctttttatctgttatGTGCATGGTTTTCTCCATTATCCATGAGGGAAGGCTAGAACATGCAGTGAGGTCAAACGCAATATAAAGAATTTGTTGTTCTGATTACGTCTTTTTGTGCCTCAGATTGAGTACACCAACCGCATACTGAGCAGCATCCAGCGAGGCCTGCTCTTGGAGGTACATGAGACCGGTATCTATGCCAGGAGGCATGACAACTGCCACGTGTTTGCCAGCACCAGCGACCCCAACGTAGCTCATCCAAACCCCCAAAAATTGCCCAAAAACACAGTGGTGGAGCTCCTcagttttgacaaatatgtTAATGGTTGGTCTGAACTTTCCATCCCTTTCGAATTTTGTAACGTTTCTCATTTCTGTTGGACTTCATTAAGTAAGCACTGACTTAAACCTATCTTCTTCCCATGTGTGTTTCCAGAGCTCAAACATTTCAAGGAGAACAATGGCCGCTCTCCTGAATACACCATCAACATGTGCTTTGGAGAGAAGTTTCCAGAGGGAAAACCGCTGGAAAAGAAGCTTGTCGTTGTGAAAGTAAGACTTTACTGCTTATTCTGTTCGATCCTTCTCCAGTCAGTAAAGTGATTTAACATGCATCCTCTATGCCTACAGGTGGTGCCTCTAATTTGTCGATATCTGCATGACATGGCCCAGATGGAGGGGGCTTCATCTCTTCACAGCGCCAACATCAGCCTGCAGATTTCACACAACAGCCTCTTTGACCTcatcagctctgtgttttctctACCAGGAGCTGAAGAGCAACTAACCATTGGTGTGCCTTTCATCGATCAGACTGGAAACTTGATTTCTCACTGATCTCTAGTCAAAGTGATAACTGCTGAATAAGTTAAAATGCAGTAAGTTAACTAGCTATTTATAATTAAGGCACGATTAAACACAGCTCatctccttttcattttttgtttgcactATTGAAACACTGACACTTAAACCACTACAAAAGCAGAAAGTCTCCTTAGCTAGTGAACTGTTACAAAATAAACCTATACACAATTACTGTACATCTAAGATTCTCTTTTTACATATATGCttatttgttttccagtgtccaatttcagaaaaatgttgtattgGTTTATAGATA contains:
- the irf7 gene encoding interferon regulatory factor 7 isoform X2, with translation MQSPPKPQFASWLIEQVETGQYMGLCYVDQNKFRVPWKHNSRKDCNDEDSKIFRAWAVASGKINEFPNDKARWKTNFRCALNNLSQRFKMITDNSKNQDDPHKIYEIMNTDSNYEGMPMQESQEESDMTPDIFSPITEYFPTGNEHNLHQDFMALDLGNQSAEEQLWTRHNNPVLSCLTATENLPQYLPADQTAYNQVNASPVISSPQPSSLYDLEISIHYRKKEMLKTTLHTNRLQLHYHSEDPKFNASYLCFPSTESLLDHKQIEYTNRILSSIQRGLLLEVHETGIYARRHDNCHVFASTSDPNVAHPNPQKLPKNTVVELLSFDKYVNELKHFKENNGRSPEYTINMCFGEKFPEGKPLEKKLVVVKVVPLICRYLHDMAQMEGASSLHSANISLQISHNSLFDLISSVFSLPGAEEQLTIGVPFIDQTGNLISH
- the irf7 gene encoding interferon regulatory factor 7 isoform X1, producing MQSPPKPQFASWLIEQVETGQYMGLCYVDQNKFRVPWKHNSRKDCNDEDSKIFRAWAVASGKINEFPNDKARWKTNFRCALNNLSQRFKMITDNSKNQDDPHKIYEIMNTDSNYEGMPMQESQEESDMTPDIFSPITEYFPTGNEHNLHQDFMALDLGNQSAEEQLWTRHNNPVLSCLTATENLPQYLPADQTAYNQAVNASPVISSPQPSSLYDLEISIHYRKKEMLKTTLHTNRLQLHYHSEDPKFNASYLCFPSTESLLDHKQIEYTNRILSSIQRGLLLEVHETGIYARRHDNCHVFASTSDPNVAHPNPQKLPKNTVVELLSFDKYVNELKHFKENNGRSPEYTINMCFGEKFPEGKPLEKKLVVVKVVPLICRYLHDMAQMEGASSLHSANISLQISHNSLFDLISSVFSLPGAEEQLTIGVPFIDQTGNLISH